A section of the Humulus lupulus chromosome 2, drHumLupu1.1, whole genome shotgun sequence genome encodes:
- the LOC133818822 gene encoding cytochrome P450 89A9-like, with translation MESLWVILILILFLNTFFYYYFFIFSKSKTKKLPPGPLTFPIFGNFIWLRKSFSELEPVLRDLHTKYGPLVSLHIGPRPAVFVADRSLAHQALIQNGAVFADRPPALPTSKIISSNQHNISSAMYGPTWRLLRRNLTAEILHPSRVESYSGARKWVLDILLTRLYSYTQTNGHVRVMDHFQYAMFCLLVLMCFGDRLEEQKIKEIETAQRNILLSFGRFNTLNFWPSLTKFLFRKRWQEFFQLRKDQEAVLVPLIEFRRKVKKEEQPVACYVDTLLGLELPEEEKKRRLKTEEIVSLCSEFLDAGTDTTSTALQWIMANLVKHPEIQKQLYEEIKRVVVMAHGSSYNIDDHHEIEEKYLVKMCYLRAVILEGLRRHPPGHFVLPHAVTKDVVLDEYVVPKNGSVNFMVAEMGWDPKVWEDPMAFKPERFLIINNDESNNNKVEFDITGSKEIKMMPFGAGRRICPGYGLAILHLEYFVANLVWMFEWNKVNDDDDVDLSEKQEFTVVMKNPLQVRLSPRTHHH, from the coding sequence atggaaagctTATGGgtcatcctcatcctcatcctcttCCTCAATAccttcttctactactactttTTCATCTTCTCCAAATCCAAAACTAAGAAGCTGCCACCGGGACCTCTCACCTTCCCCATCTTCGGCAACTTCATATGGCTCCGCAAATCATTCTCAGAGTTAGAGCCCGTCCTCCGCGACCTTCACACCAAATACGGCCCCCTTGTTTCTCTCCATATCGGTCCCCGCCCAGCGGTCTTCGTCGCCGACCGCTCTCTCGCTCACCAAGCCTTAATCCAAAACGGTGCCGTCTTCGCCGACCGCCCACCCGCTCTCCCTACCAGCAAAATCATAAGCAGCAACCAACACAACATCAGTTCCGCCATGTACGGCCCCACTTGGCGTCTCCTCCGCCGCAACCTCACCGCCGAGATTCTCCACCCTTCGCGGGTGGAGTCCTATTCTGGCGCTCGCAAGTGGGTCCTCGACATTCTCCTCACCCGCCTTTACTCTTATACTCAAACCAATGGACACGTCCGCGTGATGGACCACTTCCAATACGCCATGTTCTGCCTCTTAGTGTTGATGTGTTTCGGGGACagactcgaggagcaaaagatcAAAGAAATCGAGACCGCTCAACGTAACATATTGCTGAGCTTCGGACGGTTCAATACGCTTAATTTCTGGCCTAGTTTGACAAAGTTTTTGTTCAGAAAGCGGTGGCAGGAGTTTTTTCAGCTGCGCAAGGACCAAGAAGCGGTTCTCGTCCCCTTGATAGAGTTCCGGAGGAAAGTCAAGAAAGAAGAACAGCCAGTGGCATGTTATGTGGATACTTTATTGGGTTTGGAGCTGCCGgaggaagagaagaagagaaggttgaAAACAGAGGAAATAGTGAGTCTTTGCTCAGAATTTCTGGACGCCGGGACTGATACGACGTCGACGGCACTTCAATGGATCATGGCGAATTTAGTGAAACATCCAGAGATTCAAAAACAACTGTATGAGGAGATAAAAAGGGTAGTAGTGATGGCGCATGGCTCAAGCTATAACATTGATGATCACCATGAAATCGAAGAGAAGTATTTGGTTAAGATGTGTTACTTAAGAGCAGTGATATTGGAAGGGCTGAGGCGTCACCCGCCGGGACACTTCGTTTTGCCGCACGCGGTGACCAAGGACGTTGTTTTAGATGAATATGTGGTCCCTAAAAATGGGAGTGTTAACTTCATGGTGGCAGAGATGGGATGGGACCCCAAGGTGTGGGAAGATCCCATGGCTTTCAAGCCAGAAAGATTCCTCATTATTAATAATGATGAGAGTAATAATAATAAGGTGGAGTTTGATATAACAGGAAGTAAAGAGATCAAGATGATGCCGTTTGGGGCTGGGAGAAGAATATGTCCTGGCTATGGTTTGGCCATACTTCATTTGGAGTATTTTGTGGCCAATTTGGTTTGGATGTTTGAGTGGAACAAGgtcaatgatgatgatgatgttgactTGTCTGAGAAACAAGAGTTCACCGTTGTCATGAAGAATCCTTTGCAAGTTCGCTTGTCTCCAAGGACTCATCACCATTAA